A segment of the Lycium ferocissimum isolate CSIRO_LF1 chromosome 5, AGI_CSIRO_Lferr_CH_V1, whole genome shotgun sequence genome:
TATTCTTAATTCAATTTCCAGTAATCAATTATATCTGTttctgatttttcattttttttattataggTCTGTGTCATGTGCTTAATACCACTGTTCCTCGTTCCGATCGTTAATTTATTACCTGTTCTCTTTCATATTCTCATGGTAAGATCCTTAACACACTAAATTAATCGGtttattttgatgtttatgtttttaatttttttttttttttttttttgtggaattGTTTTAGTCAAAGATTTATAGAATTATGGGGAAGGAGTATCAGCGACCAGAAAGAGCACCTCCTGCTTGTCCTTTTAAACCATCAGCTACTAAATCCAATAATTCTGTAAGTTTTTTTCGCgtgatcttttttattttatttttataaccgTGGTATTTTTTTATTACACGTATCTCGACTAATTCCACAGTATATTTTCCACCTGACACCAGTTTAGAGGTGGATACTCGATTTAAACTCCATGGGTTCAATTCTAAAATTATTAGCATTGaactcattat
Coding sequences within it:
- the LOC132057353 gene encoding uncharacterized protein LOC132057353, with the protein product MVCVMCLIPLFLVPIVNLLPVLFHILMSKIYRIMGKEYQRPERAPPACPFKPSATKSNNSVTGEEPGSGAPHPIPKAVGADDSKQD